One window of Staphylococcus chromogenes genomic DNA carries:
- the prmA gene encoding 50S ribosomal protein L11 methyltransferase, whose product MKWIELSVVVNSDAEESVTEILQNAGSNGVAIEDSNEIHRVREDKYGEIFDLNPNDYPKQHMVIKAYYNETQFSQSFFENIKSQISNLEMVDPSVFQSDYKEIEESDWENEWKNYFHPFQASERFYIVPSWETVSKEENHLYIELDPGMAFGTGDHPTTSMCLKAIEKIIEPHHDVIDVGTGSGILSIAAHLLGANHIKAIDLDEMAVQVAKENFVKNHCEAAIETTTGNLLNDESNQYDVVIANILAHVITLMVEEAYARLHSKGYFVASGIIEEKADEIKTQMKQAGFKINETQHDNGWVCITGQKV is encoded by the coding sequence ATGAAGTGGATAGAATTATCTGTAGTTGTTAATTCCGACGCTGAAGAAAGTGTCACGGAAATCCTTCAAAATGCAGGTTCGAATGGAGTCGCAATTGAAGATTCAAATGAAATACACCGTGTCCGTGAAGATAAATATGGTGAAATTTTCGATTTAAATCCGAACGATTATCCTAAGCAACATATGGTTATTAAAGCATACTATAATGAAACCCAATTTTCCCAATCGTTCTTTGAAAATATAAAAAGCCAAATTTCGAATTTAGAAATGGTAGATCCTAGCGTCTTTCAAAGTGACTATAAAGAAATTGAAGAGTCTGATTGGGAAAATGAATGGAAAAACTACTTTCATCCGTTCCAAGCTTCAGAACGTTTTTATATTGTCCCAAGTTGGGAAACTGTTTCAAAAGAGGAAAACCATTTATATATTGAACTCGATCCGGGTATGGCGTTTGGAACAGGGGACCATCCCACAACAAGTATGTGTTTAAAAGCAATTGAAAAAATTATCGAACCTCATCATGATGTAATAGATGTCGGCACTGGTTCAGGTATTTTGAGTATTGCCGCACATCTATTAGGTGCAAACCATATCAAAGCCATTGACTTAGATGAAATGGCAGTACAAGTGGCCAAAGAAAATTTCGTTAAAAATCATTGTGAGGCAGCCATTGAAACAACTACAGGTAATTTATTAAACGACGAAAGTAACCAATATGATGTCGTTATTGCCAATATTCTTGCCCATGTTATCACATTAATGGTGGAAGAAGCCTATGCTAGACTTCATTCAAAAGGGTATTTTGTCGCTTCTGGTATAATTGAAGAGAAAGCTGACGAAATAAAAACACAGATGAAGCAAGCAGGATTTAAAATTAACGAGACGCAACACGATAATGGTTGGGTCTGTATAACCGGACAAAAGGTGTGA
- the floA gene encoding flotillin-like protein FloA (flotillin-like protein involved in membrane lipid rafts): MFTTGFISFIVIVVLIIVALMILFSFVPVGLWISALAAGVHVGIGTLVGMRLRRVSPRKVIGPLIKAHKAGLKLTTNQLESHYLAGGNVDRVVDANIAAQRADINLPFERGAAIDLAGRDVLEAVQMSVNPKVIETPFIAGVAMNGIEVKAKARITVRANISRLVGGAGEDTIIARVGEGIVSTIGSSQHHTEVLENPDNISKTVLSKGLDSGTAFEILSIDIADVDISKNIGADLQTEQAIADKNIAQAKAEERRAMAVAQEQEMKARVQEMHAKVVEAEAEVPLAMAEALRSGNIGVKDYYNLKNIEADTGMREAINKSSQNAKENHNEQ; this comes from the coding sequence ATGTTTACAACTGGATTTATTTCTTTCATCGTGATTGTTGTATTGATCATCGTTGCACTAATGATACTATTTTCATTTGTGCCTGTGGGTCTCTGGATTTCAGCGCTTGCTGCTGGTGTCCATGTTGGAATTGGAACTTTAGTAGGAATGCGTTTACGTCGTGTTTCTCCAAGAAAAGTAATTGGACCATTAATTAAAGCCCATAAAGCCGGCTTAAAATTAACAACTAATCAGTTAGAATCGCATTATTTAGCTGGTGGTAATGTAGACCGCGTTGTAGATGCTAATATTGCAGCGCAACGTGCAGATATCAACTTGCCTTTTGAACGTGGTGCAGCCATTGATTTAGCTGGACGTGACGTTTTAGAAGCCGTACAAATGTCTGTAAACCCTAAAGTTATTGAAACACCATTTATTGCGGGTGTCGCTATGAATGGTATTGAAGTCAAAGCCAAAGCTCGCATTACTGTACGGGCAAACATTTCTCGACTTGTTGGGGGTGCCGGAGAAGATACAATTATTGCCCGTGTGGGTGAAGGGATAGTTTCTACAATCGGTTCTAGTCAGCATCACACTGAAGTTTTAGAAAATCCCGATAATATATCTAAAACAGTATTAAGTAAAGGTTTAGATTCTGGTACCGCTTTTGAAATCTTATCAATCGATATTGCAGATGTTGATATTAGTAAAAACATTGGTGCCGATTTACAAACCGAACAAGCGATTGCTGATAAAAACATAGCACAAGCAAAAGCAGAAGAAAGACGTGCGATGGCTGTTGCTCAAGAACAAGAAATGAAAGCACGCGTTCAAGAAATGCATGCTAAAGTTGTTGAAGCAGAAGCGGAAGTTCCTCTTGCAATGGCAGAAGCATTACGTTCTGGAAATATCGGTGTCAAAGATTATTATAATTTAAAAAATATTGAAGCTGATACTGGCATGAGAGAAGCAATTAATAAGAGTTCACAAAACGCTAAAGAAAATCATAATGAACAGTAA
- the rpsU gene encoding 30S ribosomal protein S21, with protein sequence MSKTVVRKNESLEDALRRFKRSVSKSGTIQEVRKREFYEKPSVKRKKKSEAARKRKFR encoded by the coding sequence ATGTCTAAAACAGTAGTCCGTAAAAACGAATCATTAGAAGATGCTTTACGTCGTTTTAAACGCTCAGTTTCTAAAAGCGGTACAATCCAAGAAGTTCGTAAACGCGAATTCTATGAAAAACCAAGTGTAAAACGTAAAAAGAAATCTGAAGCGGCTCGTAAACGTAAATTCAGATAA
- a CDS encoding 16S rRNA (uracil(1498)-N(3))-methyltransferase, translating to MQRYFLNENAERHQRFFITNEEDIHHIRAVMRMAEGESVIINFKEKRTFEAKIISIENTHVEIETTQELSINSELPVKVTICSGLIKSDKYEWLLQKATELGASHFISTHMERSVVKLNDQKAQKKCLRWQKIVKEAAEQSYRQLIPDVEFISKFSSIYDMISQYDYVLMAYEETAKQGETALFKKKLQEIQPGSTVLMMFGPEGGFSPNEINDLHDKVTYVGLGPRILRAETAPLYALSALSYEFDLN from the coding sequence ATGCAACGTTATTTTTTAAATGAAAACGCTGAACGCCATCAGCGTTTTTTTATAACAAATGAAGAAGATATCCACCATATCCGTGCTGTCATGCGAATGGCCGAAGGGGAAAGTGTCATTATCAATTTTAAAGAAAAGCGCACATTTGAAGCTAAAATTATCTCCATTGAAAATACGCATGTAGAAATTGAAACAACGCAAGAACTTTCTATTAATTCTGAATTACCTGTTAAGGTCACTATTTGTAGTGGCCTCATTAAAAGCGACAAGTATGAATGGTTACTGCAAAAAGCAACAGAACTTGGTGCGTCTCATTTTATCTCCACACATATGGAACGGTCTGTCGTTAAACTTAATGATCAAAAAGCTCAGAAAAAATGCCTTCGTTGGCAAAAAATTGTTAAAGAGGCCGCTGAACAAAGTTATCGCCAACTGATTCCTGATGTAGAATTTATATCGAAATTCAGCTCTATTTATGATATGATTAGTCAATATGATTATGTACTTATGGCTTATGAAGAAACAGCTAAACAAGGCGAGACCGCTCTTTTCAAGAAAAAGTTACAAGAAATTCAACCCGGTTCCACAGTACTTATGATGTTTGGACCTGAGGGAGGGTTTTCACCAAATGAAATTAATGACTTACATGACAAAGTCACATACGTTGGTTTAGGTCCACGTATTTTGCGAGCAGAAACTGCACCCTTATATGCTTTAAGTGCGTTGAGTTATGAATTTGATTTAAATTAG
- the mtaB gene encoding tRNA (N(6)-L-threonylcarbamoyladenosine(37)-C(2))-methylthiotransferase MtaB, with translation MSTVAFHTLGCKVNHYETEAIWQLFKEASYERVDFEQNADVFVINTCTVTNTGDKKSRQVIRRAIRNNPDAVVCVTGCYAQTSSAEIMEIPGVDIVVGTQDRHKLLTYIETYKNERQPINGVSNIMKNRTYEELDVPYFTDRTRASLKIQEGCNNFCTFCIIPWARGLMRSRDPQKVVEQATTLVNSGYKEIVLTGIHTGGYGQDLKDYNLAQLLRDLEEIEGLERIRISSIEASQLTDEVIEVLQNSSKVVRHLHVPLQSGSDSVLKRMRRKYSMAHFSERITKLHEALPGLAITSDVIVGFPGETEQEFQETYDFIVNHHFSELHVFPYSQRIGTPAARMDNQIDESVKNERVHRLIELSDQLAKSYASHFENDVLEVIPEEKGSEDGVLVGYADNYMKVQFSGDESLIGQICKVKISKAGYPINEGHLLRVVEHASNKSEEEILI, from the coding sequence ATGTCAACCGTTGCATTTCATACTTTAGGTTGTAAAGTTAACCATTATGAAACAGAAGCCATTTGGCAACTATTTAAAGAAGCGTCTTATGAACGCGTTGACTTCGAACAAAATGCAGATGTATTTGTTATTAATACATGTACTGTAACCAATACAGGTGATAAAAAAAGCCGTCAAGTGATACGTCGTGCCATCCGAAACAATCCTGATGCAGTCGTTTGTGTAACAGGTTGTTACGCTCAAACTTCTTCAGCAGAAATCATGGAGATTCCAGGTGTAGATATTGTTGTAGGTACACAAGACAGACATAAGTTATTGACTTACATTGAAACTTATAAAAATGAACGTCAGCCAATTAACGGTGTAAGTAACATTATGAAAAACCGAACTTATGAAGAGTTAGATGTGCCTTATTTTACAGATAGAACACGTGCTTCTTTAAAAATTCAAGAAGGTTGTAATAACTTTTGTACGTTTTGCATTATCCCTTGGGCAAGAGGTTTAATGCGTTCACGTGATCCACAAAAAGTGGTTGAACAAGCAACAACGCTTGTGAACTCCGGTTATAAAGAAATTGTATTGACGGGGATTCATACTGGTGGATACGGTCAAGACTTAAAAGATTATAATTTAGCCCAGCTTTTAAGAGATCTTGAAGAAATTGAAGGCTTAGAACGTATTCGTATTTCTTCTATCGAAGCAAGCCAATTGACTGATGAAGTGATTGAGGTGCTTCAAAACTCTTCAAAAGTGGTACGTCATTTACATGTTCCTTTACAATCTGGGTCTGATAGTGTCTTAAAACGTATGAGACGTAAATACTCGATGGCCCACTTTTCTGAAAGAATCACAAAGTTACATGAGGCTTTACCCGGCTTAGCCATCACTAGTGATGTTATTGTAGGCTTTCCAGGAGAGACAGAACAAGAGTTCCAAGAAACTTATGATTTCATTGTCAATCATCATTTTTCTGAATTACACGTCTTTCCGTATTCACAACGTATAGGAACACCTGCCGCAAGAATGGATAATCAAATTGATGAAAGCGTAAAAAATGAACGTGTTCATCGTCTCATTGAATTAAGCGATCAACTTGCTAAATCGTATGCTTCTCATTTTGAGAATGACGTTCTAGAAGTGATTCCAGAAGAAAAGGGCTCTGAAGATGGAGTGTTAGTTGGCTATGCTGATAATTACATGAAAGTGCAATTTTCCGGAGATGAATCTCTTATTGGACAAATTTGCAAAGTTAAAATTTCTAAAGCCGGATATCCTATTAATGAAGGTCATTTATTGAGAGTGGTGGAACACGCTTCAAACAAATCAGAAGAAGAGATACTTATTTAA
- a CDS encoding NfeD family protein, whose amino-acid sequence MPFSIHMLEVLSSTQNQNLATTFSSWITNPTVSLLLLCILFLGFVYQLYSKSFNWVGILAILALLLIFLGFLVEGTISAITIIIFCIGVLLVIIELFVVGAVLGLIGMALIIFSIITMGDNLPIMLLNVCIALILAIIEWVILVKFFKKKISFFENVVLKDSTNKESGYSSHNDRSYLVGTTAMTLTDLRPAGIILYDNERIDAVSEGSFINKDIKVEIIEVEGTRVVVRELNKN is encoded by the coding sequence ATGCCGTTTTCAATACATATGCTAGAGGTTCTTAGCTCAACGCAAAATCAAAATCTTGCAACAACTTTTTCAAGTTGGATAACAAACCCAACGGTATCATTACTTCTTTTATGTATCTTGTTTTTAGGGTTTGTGTATCAACTCTATTCAAAATCATTTAATTGGGTTGGTATTCTAGCAATATTAGCTTTACTTTTAATCTTTTTAGGCTTTTTAGTCGAAGGGACTATTTCCGCAATTACTATCATCATATTCTGTATTGGTGTGCTTCTTGTTATTATTGAATTATTTGTCGTCGGTGCTGTGTTAGGCTTAATAGGTATGGCCTTAATCATCTTTAGTATTATTACGATGGGTGATAATCTTCCAATTATGCTCCTAAACGTATGCATCGCATTAATTCTTGCTATTATAGAATGGGTGATTTTAGTGAAATTTTTCAAGAAAAAAATATCCTTTTTTGAAAACGTCGTCCTAAAAGATTCGACTAACAAAGAGTCTGGTTATTCGTCACACAATGATCGTTCATATCTTGTGGGTACAACTGCAATGACACTTACAGATTTACGTCCCGCTGGGATCATCTTATATGATAACGAACGTATAGATGCTGTATCAGAGGGCTCTTTCATCAATAAAGATATCAAAGTTGAAATCATTGAAGTTGAAGGTACTCGCGTAGTTGTACGTGAATTGAATAAAAATTAA
- the dnaJ gene encoding molecular chaperone DnaJ, with amino-acid sequence MAKRDYYEVLGVDKNASKDEIKKAYRKLSKKYHPDINKEEGSDAKFKEISEAYEVLSDEQKRKQYDQFGHAGAQGGFNQGFGGQDFSGFGGAGFEDIFSSFFGGQRQRDPNAPRKGDDLQYSMTVTFEEAVFGTNKEITVRKDVTCHTCDGDGAKPGTKKKTCSYCKGSGHVSVEQNTILGRVRTEKVCPQCNGSGEEFEEACPTCHGRGTETKNVKIQVTVPEGVDNDQQIRLAGEGAPGENGGPAGDLFVVFRVKPSDKFTRDGDDILYKQSISFAQAALGDEIKVPTLNGQIMLTVPAGTQSGKQFRLKGKGVKNVHGYGHGDLFVNIRVETPTNLNEKQRDLLKAFAEESGESISEQPSNFKDKARRFFKGE; translated from the coding sequence TTGGCAAAAAGAGACTACTATGAAGTCCTAGGCGTAGATAAAAATGCTAGTAAAGACGAAATCAAAAAAGCATATCGTAAATTATCAAAAAAATATCATCCTGACATTAATAAAGAAGAGGGTTCTGACGCTAAGTTCAAAGAAATTAGTGAGGCCTATGAAGTCTTAAGTGATGAGCAAAAAAGAAAACAATATGATCAATTTGGACATGCAGGTGCTCAAGGTGGCTTTAATCAAGGCTTTGGTGGTCAAGACTTTTCAGGTTTTGGTGGCGCAGGTTTTGAAGACATCTTTAGTTCTTTCTTTGGTGGACAACGCCAACGTGATCCAAACGCCCCTCGTAAGGGAGACGATTTACAATATTCGATGACGGTGACGTTTGAAGAAGCTGTTTTTGGTACTAATAAAGAAATCACGGTTCGTAAAGATGTGACTTGTCATACATGTGATGGTGATGGCGCAAAACCGGGTACGAAAAAGAAAACATGTTCTTATTGTAAAGGGTCAGGCCATGTCTCAGTAGAACAAAATACAATCCTTGGTCGTGTACGTACAGAAAAAGTGTGTCCTCAATGTAATGGCTCAGGAGAAGAATTTGAAGAAGCATGTCCAACTTGTCATGGACGTGGAACAGAAACTAAAAATGTCAAAATTCAAGTTACTGTCCCTGAAGGCGTCGACAACGATCAACAAATCCGCTTAGCGGGTGAAGGTGCTCCCGGTGAAAATGGGGGTCCTGCTGGAGATCTATTTGTCGTTTTCCGCGTAAAACCGTCTGATAAGTTTACACGTGATGGAGATGACATCTTATATAAACAATCCATTAGTTTTGCACAAGCTGCGTTAGGTGATGAAATTAAAGTACCTACTTTAAATGGTCAAATCATGTTAACTGTTCCAGCAGGTACACAGTCGGGTAAACAGTTCCGTTTGAAAGGCAAAGGCGTTAAAAACGTACATGGATACGGGCATGGAGATTTATTTGTTAACATCCGAGTTGAAACACCAACAAACCTAAACGAAAAACAACGTGATTTGCTTAAAGCATTTGCCGAAGAAAGTGGAGAATCTATTTCAGAACAACCTTCAAATTTCAAAGATAAAGCACGTCGTTTCTTTAAAGGAGAATAG